From Paraglaciecola sp. L1A13:
ACCCGAGTTCAAACCTAGGGCATTGGTAACCGATATTTTTCGAGCTCTGCATTCATCAAGATCGACATTGCTGTATCCTGCTGAAATAGATGCCATCATCTTGAGATTCGGGAGACGGTCGAGCATTTCTTTATCCAGTTTTTCAATGCTAGCGGATAGTAAAACTTCTACAGTAGCACCCGATTCGGAGATCGTTCGATCGATATCATCAAGCGCCTCAATGAATTCCTAGCGCTTTGGTTTATTCGAAAACAAGGTCTACATCTCTGGGTGCATCACTAAGATTTTTGCTGTTTTTTCCACTGAATTCCGTCCTCTATAATGTGTTTAAGGTGAGCCTTAGGCTTATCAATAAGCCGCTTGGCAATGAGTTTGAGTATCGCATCACCGGTATAGAATGATGATTTTTTTAACTTATACTTTATTAAAAGCATGAATCTGATGCTCTTACCCTCTCCACTAGAACTTCGACAGCTGGAATAAAAATCCCTCTAAATATTTAACCTACGTTGGAAATCCTTTTCATCAGCTATTACCGCCATTAGTACATGGTACATTAGCGGCTTTGCGCGTTCAACGATCATGCGTCTTGTTTGTAACGTATGACACGTTAACAGCATAAGCACACATCACAATTCTGCAGATTGCTCCTGTTAAAAACGACATGTTCTGGCTCTACAAATACTGATTTCAACGACGCTTAACGTACAGGTCCAAGAATATTTCTCATTAACTACTCAATATTTTAAGAGGTAATGACAACGCCCCGTTATCTGTTTGACCCACAAGCCAAATAATGGCACTTAGGCCACCCAAAGTGGTGACATACCACAAAATGGAAACAATTTGAGCATAACGGTTAAGGGGCAATAGCTCACTTAAGTGTCGGCGTTTATATTCAAAGAATATTTCCACACTACCTATAGCAAGTAAAAAACCTAACAAGGCCAAACCGAAGTGATAACTAACGTAAACACCTAAAATGGCTCCCAGTGCGCAGGCGATTATTCCTACTCGAGAGTTAATTGAAAATGCGATACTTTTAAGTACATGCCCTCCGTCTAAAGGCAATACAGGTAACATATTAAATAAATTGAGCAACGCATTAAATACCGCTAAACCTGCGAGTATTTCTATATCGGTAAGCCAATACCCCACTAAACAAGCAATAGACAATATCAAGCCAAAAAATGGCCCCATAATTGAAATAACAATATCTTGCCAGCGGGTATTAATTTTGTCGTCGCTGAGCGCTAAACCTCCCACAAAAGGAATAAGGTAAATACCTTTGGTTTTCAAACCAAAGTACTTCATCGCCTTGATATGACCGTATTCATGAAATACCAGACACAAGATCAAAGCAATGGCAAACTCAATAGAAAATAACCAGCTATAAGCGGCTAAACTGCCCGCAGCAAACAACACTTTAATTACCTTGGCGCTTTTTAACAGTTTTAAACCTAAACCCGCCAAACCAATGAAACTAAATTTCATCGGTTGTTTTTCACCTTGGATAACTTGCCTTTGCTCAATGTCTTTTTCAGTGAGCGTATTTTCATGCAACAGCTGCTCATTAACGAAAAGCTGATACTGCAGATCAAAAGGTTGCCATTGCAGAACACCACTGAGCTCTACTTGAATTTCGCCTTGCTCACTTTTTAGAGAAAATTGATGTGAAAAGTTATCATTGTCAGCGCTAGCATTAATTTGCGAAACGCAGTCATCTCCCCAAAAAAGCTGTTGCCACCCAGCCATTGAACCTTCTAACTTAAGTGTTTTACCTAAACACTCTACTTCTAATAAATGCACTATAAAAACTCAACATATAAAATCTAACCCGATTATTGCCATTATTGTGTCAGAGTCGGCAATAATTTTCCTTCTTACTTTATAAGACACAGTGAAAGTCCATCTTAGTCTGGCTGGGCGGGATAAAGCCCACTGGCATAGTCATTGCTCTTCTTCGTGCAAAGTATTCATTATCATTGGATTTAATTAAGGGGATCTTATGCAGATAAATAGTAGTAGCTACATGACGAGTATCTATCAAATGGACAATACTATTAACGATAAATCACCTAACGCCAGCCCTCTATCACGAAGTGAAACCACTACAGACACAGTAACGATTAGTGATGCTGGCTTGAGTGCAGAAAGAAAACTGAAACAAATGGCCAACAAGTATGATCCAACTAATATGTCATATAGCGAATTAACACGTATGTCGTCAGAATTACAATTAAACGGGTTAATAACGTCGCAAGAGGGCTTAGCCATGAGAGCACCTCCAAGTAGAGACTTCGATCCTGATGAAAAATACGACACTGTAGCCTCGGCACGAAAATCCGTCGCATTTGATCAATCCCTTTCTGCGGCGCAAAGCAAAGGTGCGGCACTAAGGGCAAACGTACTTGATATTTTAGAAACCCTACAAGAAAGATGAGCTATACGAGTTGATGCAGGCGCAAGTGCTCTATATACAAACTTACAGAAGCTGTCTTTAACCGAAACCTCACACCTACGTAGTTTGTGCAAGTGTTAACTGATGCTCGAATTGACAATAAGAATGACAGTGGGACCCAACAGACAAATGTCACCAGTGCGTTCCGCCAAGAAATGAGATTGGGTTAATACTCAAATCCGCAGCGCAGAAATATCAATCGCAAATACGGTCAATAAAACAATAAACGCTCTTCTAGCTCGCCTGATGATACTGTTAGCTTTGACCTGAATTATTATTAATGCCCAGCAGAAATGAATAACGTGAAACACAATTGTCCAAAGTTTAAGGTTAACCATTTCATCATGGATGTATTTGCACCGTGTATTTACCATATAGTTCTGATTATGGAATAGCCAAAGTAACGTTATTACAAGCTTGCATGCCGCCTTGGGTGCCAATAACTCGCAGTAAACCGCCTATTTTCTCAATTGAGCTTGACTCATCTACTTGTCCTTCAGCAACAATGCAATTATCTTTAATTGAAAGTGAGACATTGGTCATATTTGACAACCTAAGCATAGTTTGAATTTGCTGTATCATCATAGCGGCAATTTGAGGATTAGCAGGGATATTTGGCGTGTTAGTATAATCGTTAGAATGCTGTTTAGGTATTTGCGGAGATTGTGACATTTGCTTGCCTTCATTTTGATCACGCAATAGCTTTTTAACAATGGCTTCGCCTTCGCTAACTCGTTCTAATTCTGGGTTAGCGTTATTTTTCATATAGGCGTTCGCTTGAGCATAATAACGACCATTGCTATTGAGTTTCACCAAACGCATAAACTCTGTAGTAGGCTCGCCAAATTCATCTATAAAGCTAACGACTCCTTCCATCAACAGCGCTTCATTTTGATTACTCGAGGCTTGCGATACTTTTACAAGTAAATCAGCTTTAATGGTTGATGGAATTAAAACTGATTCATACACAATACGAAACTTACCTCCATCCATTACCCCAGCGCCTGAAGCAACTTGATCGCCTGACTCAAGATATGCTTTAAAGGCATAGTGATGTGGCGCATCATCATACGCAAACGCGCTTGCTTTAATTGGTTTGTCGCCTGGGTATAAATAATGCCAATCTCCCGAAACGTATGATATTGGTACTGAAGAAACCAATGACCATGGATAGTGCCATTCCTCGACTTTATTTTTAATGGCACTAATTTTTAAAACTGTTGCGGTACTCGCTGACAGCTTTGCACTACTCGTAGCCGCATTCGATATAAACATTCCCAAAATACCATTTTCTCCGACTAAGGGAGCTCCTGAAGTTCCGACATCAACATTCAAGCCTTCTACAAATAGTTGGGTTTCACTTGAGTTTGTAATAATACCTTGTGGTGAGCTTGGCACATCCCATTGATTAGCCGCGCCAATATAGCTAACACGAGTTGACTGTGTTGGTTCGCCAAAATCAGCGACTGCGAATTTTAGAAGTAGATTATCAGGTAGAGGCATCTCGAGAATAGCTAAGTCCATCGTACTATCGCTCTGAGGGAGTAAAGTAACTGTCCCTATAATTTCTTTTTTCTCTAAATAAAGTGTGACTGTTGGTGATCTGTCAATAGCCCCCCTCTTCTTACCTCGCACTACATGATTAGCAGTCACAATATAAACTTTATTGTCGTGAACACCCACTACCCAACCAAATCCGTTATTAGTTTTATTGTTTTCCCATTTAGCCCTAATGGCAACAACGTTATGACGTAACGACCTCGCGTCTTCGAATACTCCGCTACTTAGAGTATGCGTAGAGACACTGGATAACATACAAATGACGAAGAGAACCAATATGTTTCTTTTCATTTTTTAATACCTATTGTGGTGATTATTATGCCAATAACAGTAATAATTCCTGCGAACAAAGCCCCTATTTCACGGGCGCTTGGTAATGCTAGAAGCCAGTTCAGCATACTAGGGGTTTGTTGATTATTAAATTCAGGTGTACCAAGTAAAAGAGACGTAATTTCACCAAAAAACTTAACCTTTATTGGCAAAGAAGGGGCGCTTAAAATACTAAATCTATTGCTATCACTTACTAAACCAACACATTCACCTTTGTTGATGCTGATGGGCGCTGCATCACTACTAAGTTGAAAGCGACCTATATCAATTGCACACCTTAAGGTTTGTATAGGTGAAGGGCTAAGTTGAAAATCAGAAAATGATAGATTCTTTAAACCGATGCCAGTTATATCTAATTCGTCATTTAAAGGTAAGGTAATACGCAGCAATTCCGCTCTACCGCCTGTAAGTGAAACAAGTCTGGGAATTTGGCAGTTTTTTAAGTTAGCAGGGCATCTTCTAGCACGATAGGTTTGTTGACTGCTTTTAGTCGGGCCTATCAATAAATCTCCATACAATTTTACCGTTAATTTCGTTTCAGCTTTACTATCAAGCTGGTCTGTATCGGTAGAAATATCTATTTTCAATACTTGCTCAGAGACATTTTTCGTAAGCCAAATTTTACTCCCCCTGGGAATAAAGAGTGACGTTAAACCTCCACCATTTTGAGATAATAGAAGTGTATAATTAGCGTCAATCTTAAGATCAATTTGTGGGTGGTTGCCAGAATGTAATTCTCTAAAGTTCTCAACTGCAATCGCTCGATGCTTACTTAACAAGGCATTTCCGCTCCAATTTAAATCCTCAGAGAGAGTGAAATTGACACTTTGGGTGCTGATATCTAAATAACCAGGTGTAGAAAGCGATAATGAATTTGACGGGATAACAGCCAAAAAAACTAAAATACTTAACAAAGCGGATGCCATTATACTGAACTTCATTAAGTAGGAATGTCTGTGCCATTCCATGACTTTCTGTAATTGTTCTATAACAAGTAATTTTTCTTTAACCCTTTCGTATCGGCCCGAAGCCAACGCTTTTACAACTTCAATTTTTAAGGATTTTTCACGCGCAACAATGCTCGCTATTTGGTGACTGAATTTTACTGCTTGTGATTGAGGTTTTGGTTTTAGTTCTGGTTCTGGTTCTGGTTCTGGTTCTTCAACATCAGAGTTGTGCGTTTCGTTGTTCAAATTGCTTATCCTTTAGCTAATTAGATACGACTATTCCGTTGGTGCAGCAACTGATAATATTTGTGTTAACCACTCATCGCTGCCTACGGATTTTGCATCTAATTGAATTTGGTAAATGCCATTGGTAAATTCAAGTAACTCAAAATTAAATCGAATCGGATGACCAGCGGCATGAAACTCTTCTATTAAATGCTCTTCCCCGTATATGTTTTGTGAAAACACTCGCCATACAAGGTACTCAATATTCACCCCCGCTCGCACCGCGACTTGCACAGTCTCAGGTTTGATAGAAAATAGTTTTTCACGTTCTAATTGGATGCTTAACGGCGTATAAAGAATATCGGTATTTCTATTTGTCCAACCAAACATACCTATTTCAGCATGAGTCAATGGTATTTTAGAAATAACTTGATTAAGCGGCCATGTAAGTGATGAATTGTCCGCCATGGTTGCATCCATTCGATAATACATTCGTGGTTTGAGTGACAACGCGGTTATACTTGCGCCTGAGGGGAAAAGCTCAGAGGAGAGCTTAGGAACAAACACATTCAAAACGTCGTTTACAGAAAATGTGGGGAAAGGAGAATATAATAGTGAGACAAGTTCGAAGTCAGCTGAAATTTTCGATTCATAAAGCCCCTCGCAAAATTGCCCTCGACTTTGGTATCCAAGTTCACCTTCAATCGACTTAATGTTAACGCTAATGTTGCAATTTCGAGCGAATAATGGAGAAGAAAGGATAAGACAGAATAATGTAGCAAGTGCGAATATATGCGAAGCAACACCACGTTCTATAAACTTAACCATACGCCATCCTTGTGGAAGTAAGTGTTTAAAATTGAGTATTAAAAAAAATATGTGCTAACTACGGTTTACAAATCCGAAGTTGATTGAATTGTATTTTTTATCTCATCTTTATACCACTTGACAAATTCCCACTATAAGCAATTAACTTAGACTCAAGGGATGGAAGGCTACTTGTCTATAAAGTTAAAAAAAGAATAGCTATAACTACCCTATATTGCAACTTACTAACTTTGATCGATTAAAGCTTTTTTAAAACAAGATAATAACCTTCAGCCGATCAATACATCCCCCCCTGCTCGTCACGCTATTACACATAAAATACCCATAAAAAAATCCGGTAAAGGTCATTTACCGGATTGTGATTTACTTCGTTTACCCACTTTACATGCAATGCCCACTAGTATGTCGTTAAACGATTTAGGCTTTAACGATCTTCGTTAAGCCTAAATCGCGTGTTATGGACTTGGCAAAGAATGAGCTTAGAAACGCGCCGTTACTTTTGCATGGTAATAACGTCCCATCACATCGTATACCTCAGGGACGGTATTCGCGTTATTCCATGAATAGATGTATGGAGGCGTTTTATCAAACAAATTATCCACGCCGGCAGATATTGACCAAGTGTCATTGACGAAATACTGCGCCGCTAGATCGTGATACGTCACCGAACTGACATCTTGCACTAGATCATAAGATGCATAATAGTCGTCGGTCATACTGCCGATATAACGCGCCTTCCAGCTTAGGGTCCAGTCGTCTTGGCCCATTTTAATGCCTAGGTTAGATTTCCATTTGGCGAACCCGCCATTAGTGCCGTCAATTTTCCCCGTGTATTCGACTTCATCTTCGGTATATTCAAGAAGACGAGTTGCATCCAGATCTACTGACCAATCAAAGCCCATCGCTTCAAAAACGTAAGCCATGTTCATATCAACGCCGCGGGTTTCAATTGTGCCAACATTGGTCAAAGGAGATTCCATGTAGTCAATGTTACCTGTTACTTCATCACGGGTGATATTTAACACATCACAATAGCTTGATTCGCCTGCATAACACTGATCCAGATAAGTCTGTGTCGAAATACGCGAAATCGCGTTGCTGACTTCAATATTAAAGTAATCCACAGTGAGCGATAAACCTTCAATATCGTGTGGGTTATACACTACCCCAACCGTCACCGTATCCGCTTGCTCAGGCGTTAAATTCGCCACAGTCGTATAGGTATTTTCAATTTGTCCATCAGTATATTGGTAACTTGTATTGCCAATTTCTGACTGACAAGTTTGATACAGGCTTGAACTT
This genomic window contains:
- a CDS encoding serine protease, with the protein product MKRNILVLFVICMLSSVSTHTLSSGVFEDARSLRHNVVAIRAKWENNKTNNGFGWVVGVHDNKVYIVTANHVVRGKKRGAIDRSPTVTLYLEKKEIIGTVTLLPQSDSTMDLAILEMPLPDNLLLKFAVADFGEPTQSTRVSYIGAANQWDVPSSPQGIITNSSETQLFVEGLNVDVGTSGAPLVGENGILGMFISNAATSSAKLSASTATVLKISAIKNKVEEWHYPWSLVSSVPISYVSGDWHYLYPGDKPIKASAFAYDDAPHHYAFKAYLESGDQVASGAGVMDGGKFRIVYESVLIPSTIKADLLVKVSQASSNQNEALLMEGVVSFIDEFGEPTTEFMRLVKLNSNGRYYAQANAYMKNNANPELERVSEGEAIVKKLLRDQNEGKQMSQSPQIPKQHSNDYTNTPNIPANPQIAAMMIQQIQTMLRLSNMTNVSLSIKDNCIVAEGQVDESSSIEKIGGLLRVIGTQGGMQACNNVTLAIP
- a CDS encoding metalloprotease; this translates as MHLLEVECLGKTLKLEGSMAGWQQLFWGDDCVSQINASADNDNFSHQFSLKSEQGEIQVELSGVLQWQPFDLQYQLFVNEQLLHENTLTEKDIEQRQVIQGEKQPMKFSFIGLAGLGLKLLKSAKVIKVLFAAGSLAAYSWLFSIEFAIALILCLVFHEYGHIKAMKYFGLKTKGIYLIPFVGGLALSDDKINTRWQDIVISIMGPFFGLILSIACLVGYWLTDIEILAGLAVFNALLNLFNMLPVLPLDGGHVLKSIAFSINSRVGIIACALGAILGVYVSYHFGLALLGFLLAIGSVEIFFEYKRRHLSELLPLNRYAQIVSILWYVTTLGGLSAIIWLVGQTDNGALSLPLKILSS